The Drosophila suzukii chromosome X, CBGP_Dsuzu_IsoJpt1.0, whole genome shotgun sequence DNA window CTGCTCATCAAGTATGGCATTCCGTACAGCGACTCCATTGGCCAGGCGCTGACCAGTTTCCTGGCCACCACGGGTCACTGCTTTACCACCACCGGCATCCTGCTGCTATGCTACGCGTTCTCCGACAAATCCTACAGCCTCATTCGGCAGTCCCTGTTTGTGAGTAGCTCTAAGAAATATTAACATTGTACATATACTGCAGGCAATCATCAAACATAATCTCTTAAAATAATACAAGAAAATGGCATCAGTGCATTAATTTTTCCTTCTTATACACAACAAACTTTTGGGTAAAATTTACCAATATAATAGTTAAATGGTCCCAACCCACCGAAATGTTAATTTGAACAACGAAATAGTTACACTTTTAACAACAAAATACACACAACTTACCATTTTATGGTCGTTTTACTATAAAATACGCACTTTTCTTACTTCACAATAACATACGAACTATTTTTAATAGTTGCTAACCTTTTTTTACAGTTAAGTACCTACCCGTATTGCTCTATTTTACCCataatatttctttgtgtaTACGtaccatctttaaaatatttttcaatttaattttaaattttcaactGAAGAAAATCATTGTACATTCGTACAAATGTACCAAATAAGGGACATCTTACTTATTAAGATTTTCCAAttcaaggaattatttttaattatttcctCCAATCCTTCGCTGACCTTATTTTTCCTATAATTCCAGGAAACATTGTTTAACGTCCTCGCTAGTTGCATGTACTTCAGCTCAGCCAGTTACATGGCTTTCGCTTGCGTGGTGTGGCTGCATCCACAGTTCGTGGTGCGACCCGGATTCTGGGCATATCCTGCCATGATGGCCTGCTATGTGAGTGCTAAAAATGTTAGAATATAATCCAAACCTCAACCAATAATCCATTTATCCTTCACATTCAGTACATGGGCTATGCGGCGGGCATTTTGCATGCCCTGGATGCCTACTTGGCATTCCGGCACTTTCGAGGGGCACGCTAATCCCAGCCAGACAAAATCAGTATTTTAAGTAATTTGTGGACATATTTATATGAGTTTTAGGTTTAAGGCACCTTGCTTCCGATGGTCTCAAACATTCACAGTAAAAGCGCTTAGTCGTatgtttataaataataacCTTTAAAATGGACTGGTTTGATTAGCACCAAAAGGAGTGGGAGATCCGGAGATTAGGCCAGTTACGCCATCTTGTTGACCTCCGCCTTGAATTTCCTGTAAATACCATGAGGTTTAGAGGTGCTTTTCTTTCCAGTTGAGAGTGTTGAAACCCACTTGAGTTGCTTGAGAGCCTGGCTGGTTTCGTAATCCGCCTTTAGCAGCCCGATACGAACCCAACGCGGCCGCTCGTGAATAACCTTGTGGATGAGGAACTTCAGGCCCAGCAGTAGGTGCTCGAAGATCACGAACGAAAGATCCGGCACCGAAGGCAGCCAGTGTGAGAAGAAGTCCCTAAGGTAAAGGGGAGGGTAACGTTAGTTAAGCCAAAGTTTGAAAAGGTCACCACTCACTTGACATTGGGCTGGAGGAATAGCAGTCCGCAGTTGCTGAGCAGCGACATGACCGAGAGCAGTTCAAAGGCCAGCTGCCAGGCGCCGATATTCTTGGCCCGTCTCGCAAACGGTCGCTTGAAGATGTTGCACAGCTTCCACATGTCAATGTGCACGGCAAAGACGTTGTTCAGCAGAGCTCCAATGGCGGCAAATGGGGCGACGGCGGCAAATAGAACGACGAACCCAAACTGGATGCACACCTGCAGGTAGTCCTCGTACGTGGAATGGTATTCATCTAGCCCAGACTCATAGAAGGATTGCTCGTAGCGCGGCAGATCGCTAATCGATCGCAGCTTCTCCTCGGCGACCTCGCGATGCCGGAACTCGACGTACTTCTGGCGCAGCACCGCCAGCAGCGGTATCCCAATCTCCTGGGCGATGCACAGCACCTGGAAGACCAACAGCTGCATCATCAACTGGTACTTCAGCTGGCGCAAATCCTGCAGCACAAAGGCAATGTAAAACTGCGAAAAGAAGTTATTGACGATCTCGAAGAGCATCAGTTTGTTGACCCGATGACGATCGTACTGCGACCGCGTTCGGTGGTTCTCCAGATTGGTAAGGAATGTGGCCAGCTTCTCGTAGGCCCACGAGAAGATCGCAATGAGCACCGACTGCACAATGACCGGCACGTACAGCAGCCAAGACTCCGGTCCGAAGTCCGCCAGCACCTCGGCCTCGATCTGGAACTGGTAGAGGGCAAACCAGCCGGCGGCCACCACACAGCCGAGGACCACCGGATACGAGATGCAGTACATCTGCAGGTACGTGTAGCGCATCGGGTAGTGGAGTGTCATCTTTCCGGTAATGGGATCCGGTTTCATTTTGCCGGTGTAGGCGGAGCGCGGTTTGTCCAGGCTGCTCATCTCGATGGTGCCCCATCGGTACGAGTAGCCGGCGCACCTGCGCTTCCACAGCTCAAGGAAAATCTgcaaatatttacatatttaatcATTAGATGGATAATAAACTTTCTAAATTAATACGAAAGGCTAGGCTTGGGTTAATCTCTTGGGcaaaatacatatttattgaaatacattaaatattatagGTACTAAGTaacctttttatttatgttgtGTCGAAAGATCTAAAGATACTTTATGTTGGTATAAAACAACAAAATTGTGAAATTCTTAAAACTGCAAGTTTAAAATACACACTAGCTATTTTTGTTATCGCACTTAAAAGTTTCCAACCCAAAGGCACTTAAATGGTGCTATATTTAGACTTTGTCACATTTAagatttatacattttaaaagcAATTTATTTTGAATGTGCAAAAGTTTACTTTGTTCCTGAACAAACGAACTCACCGTGGTCCATACCACATAGAAGCTGCAAACCAGCGAGATATTCAGGTCGAACACGCATTGAAGTATGCCAAAAACAGAGGGGAAGATTAGAGCCTTTGTGTAGAACTCGATGAAGCCGAAATAAAGACCTATGCTGGAACCGAAGTAGTTTCGGATATCCTCGATGGGCAGCGTGGTGCGTTTCAGGTCCCAGTTAAAGCGTTCCAGGTAAAGCTAAAAGGAAATGTTGATAATGTAAATTATTATGTGTCTTAACTTAAAAAACTTACAAACTATcacaaacaaaattaaaactcACGATATCGTGCAGGGGAAACATATCCTCAATGTAGCCCTTTTGTACATATGACTTAATGCCATCCTGGATCACGTCCTTGATGAGTACAGGTATCTCGCAGTAACGAAGGATCTGCTCCTTGCCCATTCCGGGCAGAAGGAAGTCCGAGATGCAGCCGTGGTTAAACTTCTGCATGCTGTTCGTGGTGGTCATCTTCTCCAGCTCGGCGGCATCGGCTAAACGCAGCAAGGTATCCACGCTGGCGGACAGGTATAGGTACTTTTCGGTTtttctgaaaaaaaaaatatcaggTACTTCTATATTTGGGGTACATCAATAAAACGTTTCAACagcatttacatttttaacttgtttggaaaaaatcaatCAAAGTAGATATGACATTTCTGTTCTTTTCAAAAAGCGAATtcgatttaatttttcctgttCGGTAAGTCAATAGTTAAATGGTGATaagttaatagttttaaatttcagtCCAATTTGAAAAATTCCATTTTAGAAATTGTGTATACATTGTATGTTTATAAACAATGTTCTTTTGATCTCATTAAGACTGGTTTCTTTGCTAATTTGAAATGATTTACTGATTTATCCTAGATTTGAAGTGCTCGCCAGAAACATGTTGTTTGATATAGTAATTATGTTTAAACAAAGCTCTAAGGATTTGTTGGATCATtaagaaaaacattttaactcTTTGTTGAATTACATAaatggtgtttacattagttAATCTATAAACAAAGAATTTTTGATTATATACAGATTCTTTTGTTTAGTTTTATGAGTTGAGAAAATCGACTGCATTTTCTTTTCTGGATTACTTAAAACCGTATTATTTCGATATTAAATATTGACACAAGGATTATTTGATTGATTTTTGTAtgatatataaattatttttaaataattggATTGTTAAGATGGATTTGTCCCAAATTTTTATGTAATTGTACTTTATTATTGGAATGGAACTAAGTTAGTTACACCATCAGAAGCATTTTATGTCGATATCAAATATTGACTTTAGTTAATcaaatattgatttaaatatgataTTTTTTCATTGTTTGAGTGGGttatataaacaattttaaaataggtTGTAGAATTTTAAAGATTAATTCTTTTCTTAGAAATTTGAATCATATAACGTTGATTATAATACTCTAGTCgatttaaatttgaatttttagtTCTTACAAGTTAtataaaatctttttcaaGTTTAAAAATGTTGATATCTATCTACCAAGATTTTAAACAATGTTAAGTTTTATAATATTCTTCACAACCACATATGTAAGCCCTGCTTACCCCACGATCTCCAGCGTGGTTTGGATGCCAAACTCCTGGATGATCTTCTCCACATCCTGGCAGTGTCTCAGCTTGGCCTTCTCCGTGAATATGATGACGATGTGGGTCTGTTCAGATCAGAAGGTTTTTGTGATTCGGTTGAGACTTTTAGACGGCCCCGGATTTAAAATACAATGCGACTGACCTTGTCGAAGGGTTCCGGATCTGGGCCCGATCCCTCAGCCCCATCGCCAGAATCCAAGGTCCGCTGGCGCTGCAGTGCCTCCAATTTCAGACTGCGCTGTCGGCGGAACAGCTGGTTCTCGATGATGTTCCGTGTGCGTGGTCCTGGACCTGCGAAATGTATGATACATATGAGATGATTTACCAATCTACATATTAATTCCGGGGTTCTAGAATCTGCTCGGCCAGCATTATGCACTCACTCTTGGCATCTTCGGACATCGTTTACGGGTGACGGCTGATGACGAGTGGTGGCGTCGCGCTGAACtaataacaaaatataacAATCACATCCACATTGAATCGCACCGCcgaaatataaatatgtacAATATACTCACAGAATTCTCTCATATGAGTAAGTGCTCGCTATCTCGCTCCCTCCCACGGCGTGCGTTTGAATGTTAATTGCGTGTATTTTGGCCTGTGCCAATGCCAAAATActgaatttttaataataatgcCAAAATATTTCGCCTTTAGCAGTTCTTGCCGGTTCGAAGTGCTTTTTGTTGTTGTCCCAGCTTCGTGGTGTGTGTGACGTCATTGCCGCCATGTTTATCGGATTTGGATTGCTTCGTtaaccgcagcagcaacaacacacTAATTACAACAAAACTTAATTAAAGTCATAATTGATTTCGTTTCaattttgtttaaactatGTGCAATTCCCCTTTCCCGCCATTTCGACATTGCAGCCAATCAATCATTTATCGATTACCATTTGCAACTCTGTTAGAGATGCGCAATTGCTAAACCAGTAACTGGAAGTCACGGCAGAAGTGAACGGTGACTGCGCGGTGAGGGGGGACCGCCAGCCGGTGTAAAGCAGTTTCAACGGGTCGTTTTCAACAGCTATCAGAGATGCGTTTTTCTTGGACTGTAGTACTGTAGTACACGTACTGTCTAAGCAGTCTGGGAGAGCCTGGAAAAATTACTTTCATTTATGAAAATCTATAGCGCGAAAGCTATAGAAATGGTATgttacatatgtatatatcgAAATACTTTTATTGTCTGTCTCGAGCtcttatttttcaaaataaattagttTGAGAATTAGACTTTTTACGCTTTTGGCTGCCCATCTCTCTATTTCTAGCTATCGGAATGAAACTTTCCTAAGAGTCTTCTTTCAATTGTAGGCTGTATACATATAAATCGGATCGGGTCTTATTGGacaattaaaatgttgtaAAAACAAATCGATTTAAGTCCTCATCGACTTAGACTTTATTTTTGACAGAAATATACAAACGATTTTACTAACTTATCATTACACAAACAATTCAAAGAAATATTGAACATTGtacatacaaatatacatatacattcAATATTGGATAAAGCCATAGCCCTATAACGGCTTAGGCTTAATCATCATTTCAACAAAGGTAAGAGAGCGCTGCCAATAGTAGTTCTGCCAGGAGCCCCAAGTAATTCCATTTGATTTTGTACCTTCAGTATTACGCTCTTTGCAGAACTTTTTATTTAGAAAGCTGTAATTTGTGCTTGCATTAGAATGATCGGATAGTTATTATTTGAATAAGTTTGTTGTAAGCTTTTGGTTCTCATGTTTTCTTAGGAAGTCGCTTCCTGTACAGCCAATCTTAAAGTTATTATAATAAACGTAGCACTAGCTACGTGGATTCATTTACTTTGCCAAGTTTAATGTAAAGTTTGTGAAACCGGGAAAATCTCCTTTTATGTTTCCAAATCCATATTTATAATCCTTCTAGGTTCGTTCGAAGTCAAAATGTTTTTGAATAGTTAACCAACCAGTTGAATTGCAGGAAGCTTCTAATGTATTTGTTCCCCGtattttgatttaatattgcgacaaaaaataaaattaaaaagcttacatataaatgtactttgctaaaagtaaaataaaaaggtTTACAAGCAAACACTGTAACAACTTTAAAACagaagaaatatttaaatattaattacaaagcaataaatttttttgttttctccgtttatatttatttcttttttttactaGAATTATGTCTTAATGGCCGTTCCCTTAAAAACATTGAAATTACTTAGTAAAAACAGTAACTTTTATGTTCACGGCACCAGCAGTCCGTCGGTCTGGCAACGCCCTTGGGAACTAGGCCTACCCCAGGTGGCAACGTCGCAATCAGCTGGAACTTTTGCCGCCGCGCTCTCCCTGAAACATTGTGATGCAATTTTGTTGTTTTGAGGCCTACAAGTGAAAGTTTCCACTGATAAGCAGCCGTGAATTCAGCCTCCGCCCAATAGCCGAGAAGACGAGATTTCCCTCCGTGTTAGCCAGGCTACAAATCAATCGTTTGAGTCACCAGAAGCAGTTGATTCCGCTGAACTCGCTCCGCATTCCGAAGGGCGGCCGCACATGGAGCGCAGGGTCAAAGCCGCGCCAGAAATCAAAAAAGATAGCGCCAGCCGATGAGCGGCCTTCGAGGAGTGGGCGCGGAGGTCTAACCTCAAAGCACAAGCACAATCCGCAGCATCGGCACACAGAGATTCCCGTtttccattcccattcccgcaGGATTCTGAGGATCCACAGAGGAGCTTCGTTCGCCGCAGGATGCAGCGCATCATGCCGGCATCCTGGACCAGCGGCAGCCTGCTGCCCTTCCGCGTCTCCACCACCACAAAGGTGCGTTTTAAGTTTAGACTACTCTTAAAAATCATAAGAAGGTTTAGGATAAGATGAAAAAAGCTTAAAAAGCATCAGGAACTAAGGGTAGATGAGGGATAAGGTCTAGAAGGTCTTGTTAGCTAGAAACAATGGTAGACCTTAGGCGATACAAAATAAGGACATTATCATCAGTCTAGAATAACCACAGGAAgtattatatacatatattgtaAAAGATCATAAGACTGTTGTAGGAAAACTGAATGGCTGGCCAGTATTGTTGAAGCTTTAATAACTAAGAGATTCTTTCAAAAGAGTTTGTTGACAGATATTGAGTAACATTGGAGGCTTTAGAATATAAATTACTGGCAATCAAAACAATTACTTACCCTCTGAATCCTCACCAGGTTGTCCTCTTCTCGCTGACCGCCGGTGTGGCCCTGATGAGCGTACTCTCCCGCTTCCTCCGGCGCCGCAAGCCACCGCGTCCGCCCCGACGGGCCAGGAAGTACACCGGCAGGAGAAATCGCAACAGCATGCGCAGTCCCAATGACCTCATCTCAATAGCCGGGTCCAAGGCCTCGGCGAGATCTGGCAGTCCTGTTGGCTCCACGATAGCTTATTCAGACCGCCTGTCCATGGCCTCCGGTTCGATTGGCGTTGGCTTGATGAGCGTACAGAATGCAGGTCCTGGACCTGGCTCGGTGGTCACCCAACTGACTGCCCAACAGCTGGGCATGATGGGCATGGAGGCGCTGGACACGGTGATCAACTTTTGGGAGGACGCTTTGGCGGCTCATTATTCGCCCGGTGGACTGCCCGCCCTGTTAACGACGGCGGAGGACTCGGAATTCTGCCGCGAGATCCAGAACCTCCTGGAGATGGCCTATACGCTGCAGGAGCAGAGCGAACTGCTCTTCCTCGACCAGCGTTCGGTGCTGTTCCGCGAGGAGCATTCCATTGACGAggccgaggaggaggcggGTGAGACGGACGACGATCGGCGGTCGCGTAAGTCCGGCAGCGTCTTAAGTCGAGCAGGTTCCGATCCGAACTTTGATTCCGCGGAGAGCTTTGCCTCCGCACTAGACCAGGTGGCGGATCTGCGGGAGTTCGACGGCTTTATCGAGACCTCGTACGAGGAGTATCCGCTATTCCAGACTGCCCTCAAGCACCACGATGAGTACACGGTGCCGTGCCGCACTATTCGGGCCGAGCTGATGCACTGCAGCACTGACACGGAATATTTAGCCAAGCTCCACTGCGTTCGACTGGCCTTTCAGTTCCTGTTCAAGGATCCCGCGGTGGGCCAGTGGATCTGCGATTCCGGCCGACAGATCCTTACCGATCTTCTTTGTCTGGGCGATAAGGATACCAAGGAGTTTCTCGTGGGCTACGAGGACATGGTAAACTATCTGCACGACAGCAACAACTGGCCGTGCATCCAAATGGAGCTGGAGCAGCGCAATGTCAAGGCGATGACCTTCTACGACATCTGCCTGGACTTTATCATCCTAGATTCGTTTAAGGACCTAGATGCACCGCCCGCCAGCGTAACGGCAGTGGTGCAAAACCGATGGCTGTCCAACGGATTTAAGGAGACGGTGAGTGAACTCTTCCCAAGTCGAGATAATACATTAACTTAAGTGTGTTTTTCCAGGCTTTAACCACAGCCGTATGGTCGGTGCTGAAGGCAAAGAAGCGGATGCTTAAGTTTCCCAACGGGTTCATGTCGCACTTTTACGTGATATCCGAGCAGATATCGCCACTAATGGCATGGGGCTTCTTTGGACCCAACGAGAACCTGCGCGACATCTGCCACTACTTCCGGGAGCAGCTGCTCGCCTTTCTGGGCGACATCTTCAGCTTCCAGAAGAGCCGCTTCACCACCATCGAGGAATTCTCGCAGGACGTGCTGCAGCACATGCAGACGCGCGTCAACAACATTGGCGTGAAGTTTAGCCAGTAAACTTCTTAACTTTAGCCTTTTACCCATTCTTCTTGGACTCCCTATAACTTTTTTACAAACACGTTTGGTTCGGTAGTTTCCCTAAGAAATACTCCACAAGTTGACTAATTTTAAAGCCACATGCATCCCAGCCACACGACACCAAATCCACGCATCGTCATTGTATGAATAAGCTGCATTTAAGTCGCCAAAACATATGTAAAATAAAACTGTTTACCGCCCGCTCCGAGCAAAAATCCAGCTGCGATGCCTCCAATTGCATGGGAGAAGTGGGCCTAGGTAACCGAGACATCGCATACCCTGTAACTATATAATTCAGTACATACACTGACGTAACTACGCACAAAAGAAGTTACTTAAGTCAAGAATCAAACATGAATtagttatttaaaaattgttaagaCCATTGGAATTTGCTGTTTTGTTACAATTTTTACTGAGCTATGTTACATAGTTATGTTATATCGATGAAAAAGTTAAAAGATTTATGTTGAAATTGATGATCATACATAGTATATTGAAAATGGTTTaatactttttaatgaatCGAACAATTTAGAGATTAATTAAGCACTTCAAGACATAATAACCAGCCTTTCAGTAATAGTAGGTTGACTATGGTAGTTGAACACCTAACAAGTCGAATCATTTGAAATACTTTATTTACCAAACTAAGAACCAATCGTTCCTTTGAGTGATGAACCTTTAACTTTAGATAATATCCtccataaaaatgttttttgtaaACTTATTCTGAATTATGTGAAATATAAAGATCAGATTATGACAATTGAAAGTGCGGAAATTAGTATTATAGGGTATGAGTAGGCAGAGAAGTTGGAATCAGAAGGCAATCTCCACCGAACGGCAGTCTTTGCCTTCGGCTCTGTTGAACAAGATGTGCAAGGGAGTGGGTCTCTGTTGCAGCCTTCTGTCACTCGGCGCCTTCGTGAGTTGCTGCCCGGCTCATGTGCGCCAAGATCCAATCCCTTTACCATATCCCACCTATGTAGATTTCCTGCTTTGTGGCCCTGCACATGCTCAACAAGATCATCCACATCCAGCTGGACGCCGTTGTACACGTGAGCATTAAATTGAAGGCCGAAGAAGACTCGGGCTTGCGCTGTCAAAAGACTCTGATCGTGGACAATCTGGATGCACCTCATCTGAGCTGGCTGGAACTCTTCTACATGCGCTGGACAGTGGTGTTTACGCTGCTCTACTCCTTTGCTGCAACACTCCTCATCCGGGCCAAATACTTGGGCAACTTAGATATCAGCCGGGCCACCTCAAATGCGGTATTAGACTGAATGACTAATGCAATCAGAACGCATAGGTAAATATGATCTTCTCCTTATAACAGATGATATTGATGGGGTCTCTGCTGTCGATGGCCCTGCTGGTGGCTACCATTGTGCTCCATCAACGAGAGCCCTTCATGGATCTGTGGTGCAACCTCGTCATCGTCTACCACCTGTACTACATCGTCCTGACCACCGCTATATCAGTGCTTTTCTTCCTGGACCACTCCTGCCAGGAAAACCAGGAGCTGCCAGCTTTAAAGTACTAAGACAAACCAGTGAACCAGCTTAAGATCTaccatttgttttttaatattaaaaaaaatctctT harbors:
- the sing gene encoding protein singles bar, whose product is MRSIGARGMGQPLGIRICCCRVCTCINFGFVMSRIGLLKLMELGLAMLCEGLLIKYGIPYSDSIGQALTSFLATTGHCFTTTGILLLCYAFSDKSYSLIRQSLFETLFNVLASCMYFSSASYMAFACVVWLHPQFVVRPGFWAYPAMMACYYMGYAAGILHALDAYLAFRHFRGAR
- the Axs gene encoding anoctamin-10 isoform X1, whose amino-acid sequence is MSEDAKSPGPRTRNIIENQLFRRQRSLKLEALQRQRTLDSGDGAEGSGPDPEPFDKTHIVIIFTEKAKLRHCQDVEKIIQEFGIQTTLEIVGKTEKYLYLSASVDTLLRLADAAELEKMTTTNSMQKFNHGCISDFLLPGMGKEQILRYCEIPVLIKDVIQDGIKSYVQKGYIEDMFPLHDILYLERFNWDLKRTTLPIEDIRNYFGSSIGLYFGFIEFYTKALIFPSVFGILQCVFDLNISLVCSFYVVWTTIFLELWKRRCAGYSYRWGTIEMSSLDKPRSAYTGKMKPDPITGKMTLHYPMRYTYLQMYCISYPVVLGCVVAAGWFALYQFQIEAEVLADFGPESWLLYVPVIVQSVLIAIFSWAYEKLATFLTNLENHRTRSQYDRHRVNKLMLFEIVNNFFSQFYIAFVLQDLRQLKYQLMMQLLVFQVLCIAQEIGIPLLAVLRQKYVEFRHREVAEEKLRSISDLPRYEQSFYESGLDEYHSTYEDYLQVCIQFGFVVLFAAVAPFAAIGALLNNVFAVHIDMWKLCNIFKRPFARRAKNIGAWQLAFELLSVMSLLSNCGLLFLQPNVKDFFSHWLPSVPDLSFVIFEHLLLGLKFLIHKVIHERPRWVRIGLLKADYETSQALKQLKKFKAEVNKMA
- the Axs gene encoding anoctamin-10 isoform X2 — translated: MREFCPGPRTRNIIENQLFRRQRSLKLEALQRQRTLDSGDGAEGSGPDPEPFDKTHIVIIFTEKAKLRHCQDVEKIIQEFGIQTTLEIVGKTEKYLYLSASVDTLLRLADAAELEKMTTTNSMQKFNHGCISDFLLPGMGKEQILRYCEIPVLIKDVIQDGIKSYVQKGYIEDMFPLHDILYLERFNWDLKRTTLPIEDIRNYFGSSIGLYFGFIEFYTKALIFPSVFGILQCVFDLNISLVCSFYVVWTTIFLELWKRRCAGYSYRWGTIEMSSLDKPRSAYTGKMKPDPITGKMTLHYPMRYTYLQMYCISYPVVLGCVVAAGWFALYQFQIEAEVLADFGPESWLLYVPVIVQSVLIAIFSWAYEKLATFLTNLENHRTRSQYDRHRVNKLMLFEIVNNFFSQFYIAFVLQDLRQLKYQLMMQLLVFQVLCIAQEIGIPLLAVLRQKYVEFRHREVAEEKLRSISDLPRYEQSFYESGLDEYHSTYEDYLQVCIQFGFVVLFAAVAPFAAIGALLNNVFAVHIDMWKLCNIFKRPFARRAKNIGAWQLAFELLSVMSLLSNCGLLFLQPNVKDFFSHWLPSVPDLSFVIFEHLLLGLKFLIHKVIHERPRWVRIGLLKADYETSQALKQLKKFKAEVNKMA
- the Miga gene encoding mitoguardin, yielding MQRIMPASWTSGSLLPFRVSTTTKVVLFSLTAGVALMSVLSRFLRRRKPPRPPRRARKYTGRRNRNSMRSPNDLISIAGSKASARSGSPVGSTIAYSDRLSMASGSIGVGLMSVQNAGPGPGSVVTQLTAQQLGMMGMEALDTVINFWEDALAAHYSPGGLPALLTTAEDSEFCREIQNLLEMAYTLQEQSELLFLDQRSVLFREEHSIDEAEEEAGETDDDRRSRKSGSVLSRAGSDPNFDSAESFASALDQVADLREFDGFIETSYEEYPLFQTALKHHDEYTVPCRTIRAELMHCSTDTEYLAKLHCVRLAFQFLFKDPAVGQWICDSGRQILTDLLCLGDKDTKEFLVGYEDMVNYLHDSNNWPCIQMELEQRNVKAMTFYDICLDFIILDSFKDLDAPPASVTAVVQNRWLSNGFKETALTTAVWSVLKAKKRMLKFPNGFMSHFYVISEQISPLMAWGFFGPNENLRDICHYFREQLLAFLGDIFSFQKSRFTTIEEFSQDVLQHMQTRVNNIGVKFSQ
- the LOC108005250 gene encoding uncharacterized protein, with the translated sequence MSRQRSWNQKAISTERQSLPSALLNKMCKGVGLCCSLLSLGAFISCFVALHMLNKIIHIQLDAVVHVSIKLKAEEDSGLRCQKTLIVDNLDAPHLSWLELFYMRWTVVFTLLYSFAATLLIRAKYLGNLDISRATSNAMILMGSLLSMALLVATIVLHQREPFMDLWCNLVIVYHLYYIVLTTAISVLFFLDHSCQENQELPALKY